TTATTGACAGGAAACCTCTAATTCACCGTAAGAgctgaaatatataaaaacaaagtataagCTAAACGCTAACCTCTTACATCTCTGCATAAAATCCTACACGTGCATAAGttcaaacaaacatcacagaacCCAACAAAAGTTCAACTCTGGACACACCAAACATTGATGCAACATTACCAAACATTTTAAACGTACCTTGTGCCTCTTCAAGGGGGTaactaaacataaaaacacttttaaaaaccgcTCCGTGTCGTTTTTCTCACACTTCTCcgtgtgtttccatcaccatcaAGCTACCTCAAGCATAAAAcggcaaacaggaagtgatgatttcaaaataaaagcattacatttttaaaccggaagttaactaaaactaactgcaaaaaatgatgataagcaccaaaataaaacactttaaaccttGTTTATAAACAGAAATATACCTGTGGTTATTTACACTCCCATCAAAATTATAACGGTTGGTTTACATCAAAACAACAGATAATTTTCTCATGAAAAATTACACACAGGTCACCTTAAGAGCTTTCcaacaataaaacaagtttTTGCACTGGACGCTCTACAACTGAAAGCTTGCTAGAGCGTTGCCCTTTgttatctaatttattttctccAAGTGAAATCTTCACTCTTCGCACAAGTCCATCTTTTCCACTGACAGTTTCTAAAACTCTTGCAAGTTTCCATTTGCTTCTGGGCGCTTGTTCGTCCATGTCCAACACAACATCACCAACTGTTAGATTCCTCTTTGGTGAATGCCACTTTTGCCTCGAAATGATGCTGTGCACATATTCCCGTCTCCAACGGCTCCAGAACTGCTCTGCCAGAAACTGGACACGCCGCCACCTCTTTTTGCCGTATAGATCTTCCTTTGAAAAGGCACCAGGTGGGGGCAACGGTGCGTTGGATTTCAGATGAAGCAGATGATTGGGCGTAAGCGGTTCCAAGCTGTCAGGGTTGTTCAAGTTATCAATAGCCAGAGGTCTGCTGTTGACTATAGCCATAGCTTCGTAGAATAGAGTCCTTAATGAAGCATCATTAAGTCTACCATTGGAAAGTGTCAGAGTGGTATTCAGTACACTTCTGACAGTTTTTATCTGACGCTCCCACACTCCCCCTGCGTGACTGGAGTGGGGTGCATTCATTACAAAGTCACACTGTCTTTCAGTTAAGTAAGCACTTAATCGATGAGTGTCCAGTTCATTTAAGGCAGCTTTAAACTCATTTCGAGCGCCAACAAAATTTGTTCCCTGGTCGCATTGGATTTGTCTAATTGCACCTCTGATCGAAATGAAGCACCTTAATGCATTGATAAATGCATCAGTGGACAAGTCCTCCAATAGCTCAATGTGAATAGCACGAGAACAAAAGCAAGTAAATAGAAGTCCATACCGTTTGTGTTGTTTCCTTCCTTCCGTTGTGAGAAATGGGCCAAAACAGTCCATGCCGCAGTGTGTGAAGGGAGGAGAGGGCTCTAAGCGTTGAAGAGGTAGGTCACTCATCCTCTGACCCTCTGGAAGTTTGCGGAGTCTGCGACAGGTCACGCACTGACGAATGAATGAAGCAACGGTTCTACTCATACCGGGAATCCAGTAGCCTTTAGACCTGACTTCATTTATGGTGAATCCTTTTCCTTGGTGTTTTACTTTGTTGTGACAGTGAGATATTATTAGTTTGGCTGCATAATGATCTTTTGGAATCACAATTGGGTGTTTGAAAGAGTCATTATCTGGTGAATGTCGCAGTCTCCCTCCCACCTTGAGGAGACCATCTGAGTCCATAAAAATGTCCAGTTTATACAGTTTGGTGTGATGTGGGAGCCGTTTTCCtcttttcaacagatttatCTCTTGACCATATGTATGACACTGCACATCACGAATGATCACGTTTTCAGCATTTTCTTGTTCACTCACTGTAGTTGGTGTGTTTGACTTGATTTGTTTAGCTCTTCTTATCAGTTGTGCTACAGCTTTGACTGCGTTAGACCATGATGAGAATTTACTAAGACGATCCGCAAGAGTTGTAGTGTCTGTGGCTTTGGTTAACAGTGTCTGGACCTCCTTCCTGACTTCTGGATCTCCGATGGCCAGATCCAGCTCAACAGTTTGTGGCGTGGGTAGctcatttttccacaaaaagGCTGGGCCGGTGAACCAGCTAGACTTCATTAACTCATAGACAGTTACACCCCTTGATGCGCTGTCAGCTGGGTTCACTTCAGATGGCACATAAAACCACTGCGAAGGGCTCGTACTTTGTCTGATCTTTTGAACTCTGTTagctacaaaaatgtgaaaacgaCGTGCATCATTGTTAATGTAGCCCAATACGACCTTCGAGTCAGTCCAAAAATATTCTTTCACATCATAACACAGTTCTTCTTTCAATATGTTACTGACTGAGACTGAAACTACAGCTGCTGTTAGTTCTAGTCTTGGAATTGTGGTCAGTTTGGTTGGAGCAACTCGGGCCTTAGCTATTATCAGCAAGCAGTGAATCTCATTTTTTGCGTTCTTGGCTCTCAAATAGCTACATTGTCCATAACCACTCGAGCTTGCATCAGAAAAATGGTGCAATTCTATTTCCTTTAGCTCACCAAAACCGGCAGGGAAATAGCAGCGAGGTATGTTTAGCTTTTCCAAATTTACAAAGTCACTTAGCCAACTCTCCCACCTTGGTTTAAGTGCGTCTGGTAAGGTTTCGTCCCAACAAACACCACGCTGGCACATTTCCTGCAAGATCTTCTTTCCGTTTAGTACATATGGCGCTAAAAAACCAAGCGGGTCATAGATTGAAGCAACAGTAGATAGAATGCCTCTGCGTGTGGCTGGCTGGATTTTTAGTGTGTTGTCAAATTTGAAACAGTCCTTTCCTATATTCCATCGGATGCCTAAGGCTCTTTCCTGAGGCATGTCTTTAAACGTTAGGTCCTTTGTGTCTATGTTTACAGCACATTCTGATAGAGGGATGCTTTGCAAAACAGTGTGATCATTTGAGACGAATTTATGGAGACGGAGGTTACCTTTGCTGCAGATCTCTCTGGCATCCTGTGCCAACTGTATTGCTTCTTCCACAGTGTTTGCGCTGGTAACCCCATCATCGACATAAAAGTCCCTTTCAATGAACTGTGAACCTGAGGGATGAGTGCCGCTGTTTTCTTTTGCTAAATACTTAAGTCCGTAATTTGCACAGCCTGGAGAAGATGCTGCACCAAAAAGGTGCACCTTTGTTCTGTATGTTAGAGGTTGTGTGCTTGTATCACCGTTTTTCCACCAGAGGAAGCGGAGATAGTTCCTGTCCCTTTCATCGACGTGAAACTGATGAAACATTTTTTCTACGTCACACATTAAAGCGATACGATGCTGTCTGAACCTTAACAGAATACCAGTCAGATTATTTATTAAGTCTGGCCCttggaggagatgatcattgaGACTCGTTCCGCCATATTTGGCTGAACAGTCGAACACGACACGCAGTTTTGTTGGCTTTTTTGGGTGATAAATCCCATGGTGGGGGATATACCATTGTTCacctttttttccttcattgttAACCTCTTCGACATCTCCTCTTTCTATTATGTCATTCATGTATGCCACATAGTCCTTTTTGTATCTCTCATCCTTGTTAATCTTTCGCTTTAAGTGTTCGAGTCTGATTTCAGCCAACCTTTTGTTGTCTGGTAATTGCGGCCTTTGTTTGAACGGGAGAGGCATCTCATAGTGACCTTGTTCATTTTTCCTTATTCCTTCCTTAAGTTTGTCTAGAAAAATTAAATCTTCTTGTGAGACTGTTTTGTCACCCGTCTTTGTGTCTTTAAAATCTGACTCAAGAACAGTAAGCACGTCCATTGGTGTTACAGGAGGTTGTTCTCTCACTGTAATTCTGTGGCACAGACTTATTTTGGTTTCGTTAGGTTCTGAGGTGAAGCCACCAACAATGCTCCACCCTAAATCTGTTTTAACTGCAAATGGCTCATTGTCTTTTCCAAGTAGAACTTGTTTTGGTGCTAGAGTTCTGGGACAGTTGAATCCAATGAGTAACCCAACATCACAATTTAGGAGGGGTGGTATTTTCTCAACAATCTCAGACAGATGTGGCCATTGCTTTGCTGTATCATTTGTGGGTATGTTGTCGCAGTTAAATGGAATATAGTCTTTTGTGTAAGAGGGTGGAAGATCAATATGAACGTCCGAATCATAACCTCTCACACGCAGCCCTGATACTCTCTGACTTTTAACTGTCATGTGCACTCCAAGCATTGTGGTTAGTTTTAGCTTGACTGGATGGAAGTCTGCCTGCAGCTGGTGAATTATATCTTCACTGACGAATgagttgtcactttgtgtgtctaATAAAGCGTACACTAACTTCTCTTTAGACGGATTCTGGGTAGTGGAGACCCACACAGGAACAATCATGGAGGTACTACCTGACTGACCCACCTTTGTAACGTTCAGAGCTGTGGCTGCCGTGGTTCCGATTTCTGTGGTTGTAGTAGCATTTGCAGGGCATTGAGgtctttcatttgttttgtaattCTCATTATGCAAACAAGTGGGATGCCGTCCTTTACATTTGTCACACGTGTGGCGATGACGACAGTCTTTGGCGTTGTGGCCCACCTTCAAACACCCGTAGCAGAGTTTATTGTCCCTAACAAATGTACGTTTTTCGTCTAATGACTTCTCTGAGAAGCTGTGACACTTTGACAACTGATGCCTTTCATCTTTGCAGAACATGCAGGGTACTTTAAATCTTGTGTTATTTGACTTTGCTGTATCTATATTTACAGTAGCTTGCGTTGTAAAGACTTGGGTTGCAGCTCTGTTTGATTTAAACTCTTTTGCTTGTCCTTTTACCAGAGATGTACTGCCTGCATAGAGTGCATATGAAGAAGTCACTGGGTTACATGCAATTTCCGCCTCAAGTGCTACAAACTCTGCAAAATCCTTGAAAGAGGGGAAATCTTTACCTTCCATCAGAGCAACTGTGACCTTACGATTCCACCGTGTTGCGAGCCATTCTGGGGCCTTTTGCAGTAACTTTTGGTTCTCCTCACAGTCGTTCAATATCTCCAAGCCCTTTATATGTGGTGTTGCTTGGAGACAGGCTGTAAGAAAATCAGAAAATGTCCGCAAACCTTCTGCATCCTTTGAGTGGATTTTAGGCCACTTTGATAATTTGTCTCTTATTGCCTTTTGAACAACAAAAGGCTGACCGTAGCGTTGATCGAGTCTTTTCAATGCATCTTTGTATGCATCTTCATCACTGCGATAAAATGTGCCATCCAAACATTTAAGTGCTGGGCCAGTGATATATCTTTTTAACAAGTGCAGTTTATCAGCAGGAGAAATACTTTTACAGTCTATCAGTGAGATGAAGGAAGCCTTCCATTCAATGTAGGCGATTGGATCTCCACTGAACACAATGGGCACTGGCACTGGGATTCTGTTTACAGCTATGCTGTCTTGGATAGCTTTAGCTAGCTGGGAAAAGTCTGTTGGAGGCGATGGAGTGATAACTTGAGGTTGTGATTGTTGTACAGGATTGTTAACAGGAATAGATACATGTTGTTGCATTAGTGGGTGATCTGAACCTGTGGATGACATTGGAACTGGTTGTGCAAAGCCTTGATTGAAAGGAGAAGTCATTTGAGTTTGTAACATTAACTGACTGTCCATGTCGACTTTTAATTCCTTGTCATAAATCTCTATTTTTGCACGTGCAGCTTGCCTTTCCTTTTCTGCTTGTAAACGCTCTAGTTCAGATTTTTGTGCATCTATTTCCCTCCTGTGTTTCTCttccatttctcttattttttctctttgtttgatTTCCTCTTGTGCGATTTTATACTGAGCTTCCATTGCAGCTGACTCTGCGGCTGCCTCAATTCTTTTGGCGGCAATGCTTGCTTCAGTGTGATTACTTGACTGTGATGCAGTACCAAATATGGACTTAGCATGTTCATAAAGCAAGAGCTGATGGAGCCGCTGTCTTTCCTTTTCTCCATCATACTCATCGATTGCTGCTAAGCGctcaaaaattattttcataatgtCCTTTGTCACTGATTCACAAGAGTCCATTTTGCGCCTTATGACATGGGATGGTGCATGACGCTCTCTTAAATCATTGTATACTTTCATCATGTCATTTACTGTCCTTTCAATGCCATCGGCCATGTCTGCTAAGCGTGATTCTGAGAGATCGCTTTTCAAGTCTTCTCTGTATACTCTGACCTGGCCTTTCCAATGTTCATATATAGTTTCcaactttctctctcttttagTCTGTTCATCCTTttgaaatagaaacattttctcGGTGGGCACACTAGGCCGTTCTGATCGCCTAGGTAATGTTTCAATTGCTGCTTCATCAATTTCACATTGCGACTCCTCCAGTTGTTCATCCATACCTTCGATTTTGAGAGCGATTGCTTGTCACCTTATCCTTAGA
The genomic region above belongs to Gouania willdenowi chromosome 10, fGouWil2.1, whole genome shotgun sequence and contains:
- the LOC114470784 gene encoding uncharacterized protein LOC114470784, with protein sequence MDEQLEESQCEIDEAAIETLPRRSERPSVPTEKMFLFQKDEQTKRERKLETIYEHWKGQVRVYREDLKSDLSESRLADMADGIERTVNDMMKVYNDLRERHAPSHVIRRKMDSCESVTKDIMKIIFERLAAIDEYDGEKERQRLHQLLLYEHAKSIFGTASQSSNHTEASIAAKRIEAAAESAAMEAQYKIAQEEIKQREKIREMEEKHRREIDAQKSELERLQAEKERQAARAKIEIYDKELKVDMDSQLMLQTQMTSPFNQGFAQPVPMSSTGSDHPLMQQHVSIPVNNPVQQSQPQVITPSPPTDFSQLAKAIQDSIAVNRIPVPVPIVFSGDPIAYIEWKASFISLIDCKSISPADKLHLLKRYITGPALKCLDGTFYRSDEDAYKDALKRLDQRYGQPFVVQKAIRDKLSKWPKIHSKDAEGLRTFSDFLTACLQATPHIKGLEILNDCEENQKLLQKAPEWLATRWNRKVTVALMEGSTSLVKGQAKEFKSNRAATQVFTTQATVNIDTAKSNNTRFKVPCMFCKDERHQLSKCHSFSEKSLDEKRTFVRDNKLCYGCLKVGHNAKDCRHRHTCDKCKGRHPTCLHNENYKTNERPQCPANATTTTEIGTTAATALNVTKVGQSGSTSMIVPVWVSTTQNPSKEKLVYALLDTQSDNSFVSEDIIHQLQADFHPVKLKLTTMLGVHMTVKSQRVSGLRVRGYDSDVHIDLPPSYTKDYIPFNCDNIPTNDTAKQWPHLSEIVEKIPPLLNCDVGLLIGFNCPRTLAPKQVLLGKDNEPFAVKTDLGWSIVGGFTSEPNETKISLCHRITVREQPPVTPMDVLTVLESDFKDTKTGDKTVSQEDLIFLDKLKEGIRKNEQGHYEMPLPFKQRPQLPDNKRLAEIRLEHLKRKINKDERYKKDYVAYMNDIIERGDVEEVNNEGKKGEQWYIPHHGIYHPKKPTKLRVVFDCSAKYGGTSLNDHLLQGPDLINNLTGILLRFRQHRIALMCDVEKMFHQFHVDERDRNYLRFLWWKNGDTSTQPLTYRTKVHLFGAASSPGCANYGLKYLAKENSGTHPSGSQFIERDFYVDDGVTSANTVEEAIQLAQDAREICSKGNLRLHKFVSNDHTVLQSIPLSECAVNIDTKDLTFKDMPQERALGIRWNIGKDCFKFDNTLKIQPATRRGILSTVASIYDPLGFLAPYVLNGKKILQEMCQRGVCWDETLPDALKPRWESWLSDFVNLEKLNIPRCYFPAGFGELKEIELHHFSDASSSGYGQCSYLRAKNAKNEIHCLLIIAKARVAPTKLTTIPRLELTAAVVSVSVSNILKEELCYDVKEYFWTDSKVVLGYINNDARRFHIFVANRVQKIRQSTSPSQWFYVPSEVNPADSASRGVTVYELMKSSWFTGPAFLWKNELPTPQTVELDLAIGDPEVRKEVQTLLTKATDTTTLADRLSKFSSWSNAVKAVAQLIRRAKQIKSNTPTTVSEQENAENVIIRDVQCHTYGQEINLLKRGKRLPHHTKLYKLDIFMDSDGLLKVGGRLRHSPDNDSFKHPIVIPKDHYAAKLIISHCHNKVKHQGKGFTINEVRSKGYWIPDSANFQRVRG